From a region of the Plodia interpunctella isolate USDA-ARS_2022_Savannah chromosome 13, ilPloInte3.2, whole genome shotgun sequence genome:
- the LOC128674641 gene encoding uncharacterized protein LOC128674641, with amino-acid sequence MWLTTYFLIMLTLPLLIRCNDLLLDYDDNKKIQTIVDIVKIGRERTDWKNIICAGKLSDPLYKQLGELSSTFAVITDDYGVEFEDAVPYAPHTFLFGCTDFDTFEDLFMTVLGSPYWHPLTNVIMFYESPLTNDLIAKIFFILLYYKVYNVIIVQFDDTEQALRLIHYNPYVSGEDHNNYGCWTARNIGIPPINFDEGFVCVEGCQNITQQSKFRANNLGTCVAFQTNIVSYGDEELLRHLNLFEELAKNLHGFPLRAYATEVKPFLIVNVQGNGTYTIGSRDGNVWNTISKAMNFTIDLYPVARTIKSKFNFELNIQQIFGLSRRKADLYLIPIYEFDLIVVDLDYTFPVKESGLCLIAHRAGFETNLFDAKLLEENYELVIEFVFCIICMWFLFFAYSAVERNNLSLDQMGKDLINVFRSVMSIGLYKAPRRRSFRIFLGTSIWCFFVLNFFMQAAIISFFSSIRRGKDVNTFEDVIAKEYPIEGVASPDAILPDTEDRFNKINSKLVSVQDLFECTERMINDSRRFCLVDCAVGRYLERNKLNDKGQQYLHVVEKDRFHSLYLNMIFSKNSPLTKVYNGLVLRLFEAGLVKKWEEYRFTEIKEEAEVKPLGMDDLMGIFKCYGLLVCLCLFVFLVEIILGFIKYLTAIMKRYLYKKDYKMEENKNRQKTSRVGDSNLKCHTAGVTIY; translated from the exons ATGTGGCTAACGACATACTTTCTTATAATGTTAACACTTCCACTTTTGATACGTTGCAATGATCTATTACTGGATtatgacgacaataaaaaaatacaaactatt GttgatattgttaaaattggaAGAGAAAGAACTGActggaaaaatattatctgcGCGGGAAAATTGTCAGACCCATTATATAAACAGTTGGGAGAACTTTCATCGACCTTTGCTGTGATCACAGATGACTACGGAGTAGAATTCGAAGACGCTGTACCATACGCGCCTCACACTTTCTTATTCGGATGTACAGATTTTGATACATTTGAAGATTTGTTCATGACAGTCCTTGGTTCGCCATATTGGCATCCTTTAACAAATGTTATCATGTTCTATGAAAGTCCTCTAACGAATGACTTGATAGcaaagatatttttcatactATTGTATTACAAAGTATACAATGTTATCATCGTACAGTTCGACGATACAGAGCAGGCGCTGCGTTTGATACACTATAATCCTTACGTAAGTGGAGAAGATCATAACAATTACGGCTGTTGGACCGCGAGGAATATCGGCATTCCTCCGATTAATTTTGACGAAGGTTTTGTCTGTGTTGAAGGATGCCAAAACATCACACAGCAATCAAAATTTCGTGCTAACAATCTAGGCACGTGTGTTgcatttcaaacaaacattgTATCATATGGAGATGAGGAGTTACTGcgtcatttaaatttattcgaGGAATTGGCAAAAAATTTACATGGCTTTCCTTTAAGGGCATATGCTACTGAAGTAAAACCTTTCTTAATTGTGAATGTCCAAGGTAACGGAACTTACACTATTGGTTCTAGAGATGGAAATGTCTGGAACACGATTTCAAAAGCGATGAATTTTACCATCGATTTATATCCAGTGGCAAGGACAATAAAAAgcaaatttaatttcgaaCTTAACATACAACAGATATTTGGATTGTCTCGTAGAAAGGCAGACTTATATCTTATACCGATCTACGAATTTGACTTAATTGTTGTGGATCTCGATTACACGTTTCCAGTAAAAGAAAGTGGTCTTTGCTTGATAGCGCACCGAGCGGGATTCGAGACCAATTTGTTCGACGCTAAATTGCTGGAGGAAAATTATGAGCTTGTTATCGAGTTTGTTTTCTGTATAATTTGCatgtggtttttatttttcgcatACAGCGCCGTGGAGAGAAACAATCTCAGTCTGGACCAAATGGGAAAGGATCTTATCAACGTTTTCAGGAGCGTTATGTCCATTGGCCTCTATAAAGCGCCAAGACGCAGATCGTTCCGCATTTTCTTAGGCACATCTATTTGGTGTTTCTTCGTCCTGAACTTCTTTATGCAAGCCGCCATTATATCATTCTTCAGCTCAATACGTCGCGGAAAAGACGTGAATACATTTGAAGATGTCATAGCAAAGGAATACCCAATCGAAGGTGTTGCGTCTCCTGATGCGATACTCCCCGATACTGAGGACcgattcaataaaattaattcgaaGCTAGTGAGCGTTCAAGATTTATTCGAGTGCACTGAACGAATGATCAACGACAGCCGTCGCTTTTGTCTTGTAGATTGCGCTGTCGGCCGGTATTTAGAAAGAAACAAGCTAAATGACAAAGGCCAGCAATATCTTCATGTTGTTGAAAAAGACAGATTTCATAGTCTTTATCttaatatgatattttcaaAGAATTCCCCACTAACTAAAGTGTACAATGGATTAGTGTTACGGCTATTTGAAGCGGGACTTGTAAAGAAATGGGAGGAATACAGGTTTACGGAGATAAAGGAGGAGGCAGAAGTTAAGCCGCTGGGCATGGATGACTTAATGGGAATATTCAAATGCTACGGGTTGCTCGTATGCCTGTGTCTATTTGTGTTTCTCGTGGAAATCATTTTaggatttataaaatatctaacagCGATAATGAAGcgatatttgtataaaaaagattACAAAATGGAAGAGAACAAGAATCGCCAAAAAACAAGTAGAGTGGGAGACTCAAACTTAAAATGTCACACTGCTGGAGTTACCATCTATTAG